In Onychostoma macrolepis isolate SWU-2019 chromosome 06, ASM1243209v1, whole genome shotgun sequence, one DNA window encodes the following:
- the slc6a11a gene encoding LOW QUALITY PROTEIN: solute carrier family 6 member 11a (The sequence of the model RefSeq protein was modified relative to this genomic sequence to represent the inferred CDS: inserted 1 base in 1 codon), translated as MAGSSTRRTGNQQADLSPEERGQWANKIEFLLTVAGAIIGLGNVWRFPYLCYKNGGGAFFIPYVLYLLTCGIPLFVLETSLGQYTSQGGITCWRKICPLFEGMGYASQIIIVYGSITYIIIIVWAFLYLFSAFSVELPWASCSNLWNTDACIVLSGKNSTSGWTSPLNASTAVMEFWRHRVLRLSSGIQHLGTVRWDLALILLLVWILIYFCIWKGVKSTGKAVYFTATFPYVMLLILLLRGVTLPGAINGIHYYMYPDLTRLADPQVWMDAGTQVFYSYAICLGYLSSLGSYNQYNNNCYRDSFYLCLLNSGTSFLGGFAIFSVLGHMAQEQGVDISLVAESGPGLVFIVYPQAVTMLPWSQFWAVCFFIMIILLGLDSQFVGIESIMTSVTDIFPTTLRRGFRRELLLLGICLVCYLMGLFMITEGGLYIIQLFDHYVCSGATLLFLATCQSVAIGWVYGADRFYENIEDMIGYKPWPMMKYCWLYVTPSVCVGTFIFSLVKYSPLKFNNTYMYPWWAYGIGWFLAVSSLSLIPINMIYKLYKGKGXFWERLQMACTPAEDLPQSQRPSAHHYTLSSCTDREKTPDNL; from the exons ATGGCAGGCTCCTCCACCAGGCGGACAGGGAACCAACAGGCTGATTTAAGTCCCGAAGAGAGAGGCCAATGGGCAAACAAGATTGAATTTCTGCTGACTGTGGCCGGAGCTATCATTGGGCTTGGAAATGTTTGGAGGTTCCCATATCTTTGCTATAAAAATGGAGGAG GGGCTTTTTTCATTCCATATGTCCTGTACCTGCTCACTTGTGGTATCCCGCTTTTTGTGCTTGAGACATCTTTGGGTCAGTACACCAGTCAGGGAGGCATCACATGTTGGAGAAAGATCTGTCCTCTTTTTGAAG GAATGGGTTATGCCAGTCAAATTATTATTGTCTATGGCTCAATTACCTACATCATCATCATAGTCTGGGCCTTCCTGTACCTTTTCTCAGCCTTCAGTGTGGAACTGCCCTGGGCCAGCTGCAGCAATCTGTGGAACACAG ATGCTTGTATTGTGCTTAGTGGGAAGAATTCTACTTCAGGGTGGACGTCTCCTCTTAATGCTTCTACCGCTGTGATGGAATTCTGGCG TCACAGAGTTTTGCGGCTCTCCAGCGGTATACAGCATTTGGGCACAGTAAGGTGGGACTTGGCTCTTATTCTGTTACTTGTTTGGATCCTGATCTACTTCTGCATCTGGAAAGGCGTGAAATCTACTGGGAAG GCAGTCTATTTCACAGCAACATTCCCTTACGTTATGCTCCTGATACTGCTCCTACGAGGGGTCACTTTACCTGGTGCCATCAACGGCATCCACTACTACATGTACCCAGATCTGACACGGCTAGCTGATCCACAG GTATGGATGGACGCTGGTACTCAAGTCTTTTACTCTTACGCCATATGTCTTGGATACCTCAGCTCTCTTGGAAGCTATAATCAATATAACAATAACTGTTATAG GGACTCTTTCTACCTCTGCTTGCTGAACAGCGGAACCAGTTTTTTAGGTGGGTTTGCCATTTTCTCTGTTCTGGGACACATGGCACAGGAGCAGGGGGTGGACATATCCCTTGTGGCCGAGTCTG GTCCAGGACTGGTGTTTATAGTGTATCCTCAGGCGGTGACAATGTTGCCATGGTCTCAGTTCTGGGCTGTGTGTTTCTTTATCATGATCATCCTCTTGGGCTTGGACAGCCAG TTTGTTGGAATTGAGAGCATAATGACGTCAGTGACAGACATCTTTCCCACGACGTTGAGACGTGGCTTTAGAAGAGAGCTGCTGCTTTTAGGGATTTGCCTTGTCTGCTACCTGATGGGCCTCTTCATGATCACAGAG GGTGGTCTGTACATCATTCAGTTGTTTGATCATTACGTGTGTAGTGGAGCCACTCTCCTGTTCCTGGCTACTTGTCAGTCTGTGGCCATTGGCTGGGTATATG GTGCTGACCGATTCTATGAGAACATAGAAGACATGATTGGCTACAAACCCTGGCCCATGATGAAGTACTGCTGGCTCTATGTCACCCCCTCTGTCTGCGTA GGCACCTTTATCTTCTCTCTGGTCAAGTACAGTCCCCTGAAGTTTAATAACACATATATGTATCCGTGGTGGGCATACGGTATTGGCTGGTTCCTCGCAgtatcctctctctctctcatccccATTAACATGATTTACAAACTCTACAAGGGAAAGG CTTTCTGGGAG CGTCTCCAGATGGCATGCACTCCAGCAGAGGATCTACCTCAGTCTCAGAGACCCTCAGCACATCATTATACTCTGTCATCCTGTACAGACAGAGAAAAGACCCCAGACAACCTTTAA
- the frs3 gene encoding fibroblast growth factor receptor substrate 2, whose amino-acid sequence MGSCWSCLYRDTIRDNHLNKFKVTNVDDEGNELGSGTMELTQTELILHTRKRDAIRWPYLCLRRYGYDSNLFSFESGRRCQTGQGIFAFKCSRAEEIFNLLQELMQCNSINVVEEPMIMTRPGHAPEMEMPRTPQTPNTPGFPMQGFPNGYPGYPISADSSQPSLTNDHRHSLMGLDDQTHTYVNTVGMETDLSSRHCVHSLPEVRPTTYPETSTTTTIRGGPVPGQPGMHCCPLDDPHKDPQVFLQSGAQEVKFMLGPTPAQRHLMERERDRHVTHPLRAPDGSSETEGEETPSVHMCNTHSYHHCHHLMHRHPSMEHCPESQLTYENINGLRGARRQRLSPSTVSQSQSLGSSSSSSTTGDSRPHTHPLSLPLTHTHASSLPPQGYGCDRGMGVGGHRRTALLNYENLPSLPPVWEYRALQREEEEDQDEDEDEDEYEEEEEEEYDEYEYSEGPATPNGYHQESGGSGGIHRDALQNYVNTEQLQPPTHLRHACPPHPPHPHPPERANRVFNFDFRRQRAGRGSTTCEQHSRHPPPPPSRQLNYIQVDLEGEPSGCSGHGGGAPVPQRPPPLKRGMAAAAAAAPSSRRGECYAVIDLKKTAAMSNLQKALPRDDGTSRKTRHNSTDLPL is encoded by the exons ATGGGGAGCTGCTGGAGCTGTCTATACAGAGACACTATCCGAGACAACCATCTCAACAAATTCAAG GTGACTAATGTGGACGATGAGGGAAATGAGTTGGGCTCAGGAACCATGGAGCTCACACAGACAGAGCTCATTCTGCACACACGCAAACGTGATGCCATCCGGTGGCCATACCTTTGTCTGCGCCGATACGGTTACGATTCCAACCTCTTCTCTTTCGAGAGTGGCCGTCGTTGTCAGACAGGCCAAG GGATCTTTGCATTCAAGTGCTCTCGTGCAGAAGAGATCTTCAACCTGCTGCAGGAGTTGATGCAATGTAACAGCATCAATGTAGTGGAGGAGCCCATGATCATGACCCGTCCCGGGCACGCGCCAGAGATGGAAATGCCTCGAACTCCACAGACACCCAATA CCCCTGGATTCCCAATGCAGGGTTTTCCTAATGGATACCCAGGATACCCAATCAGTGCAGACTCATCGCAGCCCTCTCTCACCAACGACCACAGACACAGCCTCATGGGACTGGATGACCAA ACCCATACATATGTGAATACAGTGGGCATGGAAACTGACCTCTCAAGCCGCCACTGTGTCCACTCCCTGCCGGAAGTGCGGCCCACCACCTATCCGGAAACCTCAACTACCACCACCATACGTGGGGGCCCAGTCCCAGGCCAGCCTGGCATGCACTGCTGCCCCCTGGACGACCCTCACAAAGACCCTCAGGTCTTCCTCCAGTCTGGAGCCCAGGAGGTGAAGTTCATGTTGGGTCCGACTCCAGCACAGCGCCACCTgatggaaagagagagagaccgtCACGTCACTCACCCGCTTCGAGCACCAGACGGCAGCTCCGAAACAGAAGGAGAAGAGACCCCGTCTGTACACATGTGCAACACACACTCTTACCACCATTGCCATCATCTAATGCACCGACACCCTAGCATGGAGCATTGCCCAGAAAGCCAGCTAACGTACGAGAATATCAACGGACTCCGAGGGGCACGTAGGCAAAGGCTGAGTCCGAGCACTGTGTCTCAATCTCAGTCTTTGGGCTCCAGTAGCAGTAGCAGCACCACCGGTGATTCCCGCCCACACACGCATCCACTTTCCCTCccgctcacacacacgcacgcttCCTCGCTGCCTCCGCAGGGATACGGCTGTGATCGGGGTATGGGGGTCGGTGGTCATCGGCGCACCGCGTTGCTCAACTATGAGAACCTTCCGTCGCTCCCCCCTGTTTGGGAATACCGTGCGCTTCAGCGTGAGGAAGAAGAGGATCAGGATGAAGACGAGGATGAGGACGAGtatgaggaggaagaggaagaagaatATGATGAGTATGAGTATTCTGAAGGGCCTGCAACCCCAAACGGATACCATCAGGAGAGTGGCGGCAGCGGTGGGATTCATCGCGATGCCCTGCAGAACTACGTCAATACTGAACAG CTACAGCCTCCAACACATCTCCGTCACGCTTGCCCTCCCCACCCTCCCCACCCACACCCGCCTGAGAGGGCCAACCGGGTTTTCAACTTCGACTTCAGACGTCAGCGAGCGGGACGTGGCAGCACCACCTGCGAGCAGCACAGCCGTCACCCGCCTCCTCCTCCCTCTCGCCAGCTCAACTACATCCAGGTGGACCTGGAGGGTGAGCCCTCTGGTTGCTCGGGACACGGAGGAGGGGCTCCGGTACCACAGAGACCTCCTCCCCTCAAACGTGGCATGGCCGCCGCCGCCGCAGCGGCTCCGTCCTCCCGCCGTGGAGAATGCTACGCCGTGATCGACCTAAAGAAGACAGCAGCCATGTCCAACCTTCAGAAGGCTCTCCCTCGGGATGACGGCACCTCACGGAAGACACGCCACAACAGTACCGACTTGCCTCTGTGA
- the ppil1 gene encoding peptidyl-prolyl cis-trans isomerase-like 1 → MSGIPPDSWQPPTVSLDTTMGTIVLELYWNHAPKTCKNFAELGRRGYYNNNKFHRIIKDFMVQGGDPTGTGRGGASIYGKQFEDELHPELKFTGAGILAMANAGPDTNGSQFFLSLAPTQWLDGKHTIFGRVCQGIGVLNRIGMVETNSQDRPMDDIKILRVNLPN, encoded by the exons ATGTCTGGAATTCCTCCGGATTCTTGGCAACCCCCCACAGTATCGCTGGACACAAC GATGGGAACTATTGTTCTAGAACTGTACTGGAATCATGCACCAAAAACCTGCAAGAATTTCGCAGAGCTGGGTAGAAGAGGatattacaacaacaacaaattccACCGCATCATCAAAGACTTCATGGTTCAAGGAGGCGATCCAACGGGGACAG GTCGTGGTGGTGCATCTATATATGGCAAGCAGTTTGAAGATGAATTGCATCCAGAGTTGAAATTTACAG GTGCTGGAATTCTCGCGATGGCCAATGCAGGGCCAGATACAAACGGAAGCCAGTTCTTCCTCTCGTTGGCTCCCACACAGTGGCTGGATGGGAAACACACTATATTTGGACGGGTCTGCCAGGGCATTGGAGTTCTTAATCGTATTGGCATGGTTGAAACCAACAGTCAGGACCGCCCTATGGATGACATTAAAATTCTCAGAGTGAATCTACCTAACTGA